Proteins found in one Synechococcus sp. LA31 genomic segment:
- a CDS encoding AbrB family transcriptional regulator, which produces MPLLAAAMLQGDQLLAKLDQLRGLNRSDLVRACGYATHTEAGREHLHFTDFYEAILEAKGVHLPGQGARWRARRNAQGRQLSFNTHVHFNGNLMVGRAYTEKLQLQPGDQFRIQLSDGEIRLIPLEQRREQAVAEAAAAC; this is translated from the coding sequence TTGCCGCTGCTCGCTGCCGCCATGCTCCAAGGGGATCAACTGCTCGCCAAACTTGACCAGCTGCGCGGTCTGAATCGTTCCGATCTAGTGCGGGCCTGTGGCTACGCAACCCACACTGAGGCCGGGCGTGAGCACCTGCACTTCACTGACTTCTACGAGGCGATCCTGGAGGCAAAGGGTGTGCATCTGCCGGGGCAGGGAGCACGTTGGCGTGCCCGCCGCAATGCCCAGGGGCGCCAGCTCAGCTTCAACACCCATGTCCACTTCAATGGAAATTTGATGGTGGGGCGGGCTTACACCGAGAAGCTGCAGTTACAGCCCGGCGATCAGTTCCGCATTCAGCTCAGCGATGGAGAGATCCGCCTCATCCCGCTCGAGCAGCGCCGGGAGCAGGCGGTGGCCGAGGCGGCTGCGGCGTGTTGA
- a CDS encoding sensor domain-containing diguanylate cyclase: MTPYPDYPIPADEEQRLRALRRFAVLDAPADPHFDRIVALASEVLGVPIALVSLVDQDRQWFLARHGLEVQETPRTMAFCAHAIAQQELMEVPDALDDARFNTNPLVLDAPKVRFYAGVPLQSDDGYNLGTLCVIDRKPRVLDPHQRVMLKLMADLVMRELELRQRSMQCPVTGLYNRSVFFRFGEQEFENARAESLPVALFNFDIDDFRQINMRWGHQAGDQVLLDLCAVARQHLSHEDLFGRIGDEEFAILLVNASISRAMQLAEEIRLAVAAMRGVFDQSDYHPNISGGISAMADSDQSFADLFYRADQALYLAKGNGRNQIASLLVE; this comes from the coding sequence ATGACGCCCTATCCGGACTATCCGATCCCCGCCGACGAGGAGCAGCGGCTGCGGGCGCTGCGGCGCTTTGCGGTGCTGGATGCGCCCGCTGATCCCCATTTCGATCGCATCGTGGCGCTGGCGTCTGAAGTGTTGGGGGTGCCGATCGCGCTGGTGTCGCTGGTGGACCAAGACCGGCAGTGGTTTCTCGCTCGCCATGGGCTTGAGGTGCAGGAAACACCGCGCACCATGGCCTTCTGCGCCCATGCCATCGCCCAGCAGGAGCTGATGGAGGTGCCCGATGCCCTCGACGACGCCCGCTTCAACACCAACCCGCTGGTCCTTGATGCCCCAAAGGTGCGCTTCTACGCCGGTGTGCCTTTGCAATCAGACGACGGTTATAACCTCGGCACGCTCTGCGTGATTGATCGCAAGCCGCGGGTGCTCGATCCCCATCAGCGGGTGATGTTGAAGCTGATGGCTGATTTGGTGATGCGGGAGCTGGAGCTGCGCCAACGCAGCATGCAATGCCCTGTCACCGGGCTCTACAACCGCAGCGTGTTTTTCCGCTTCGGCGAGCAGGAATTTGAGAATGCTCGTGCTGAAAGTCTGCCGGTAGCCCTGTTCAATTTCGACATTGATGATTTTCGGCAGATCAACATGCGTTGGGGTCACCAGGCTGGCGATCAGGTGCTGCTCGATCTCTGTGCGGTGGCGCGGCAGCACCTCAGCCACGAGGATTTATTTGGCCGCATCGGCGATGAGGAATTTGCGATTCTGCTCGTCAATGCCTCCATCAGCCGTGCGATGCAATTGGCTGAGGAGATCCGCCTGGCCGTTGCTGCCATGCGGGGTGTGTTTGATCAGTCCGACTACCATCCCAACATCAGCGGTGGTATTAGTGCCATGGCCGATAGCGATCAGAGTTTTGCTGATTTGTTTTACAGGGCCGATCAGGCTCTCTATCTAGCCAAAGGCAATGGCCGCAATCAGATTGCCTCATTGCTAGTGGAGTGA
- a CDS encoding Hsp20/alpha crystallin family protein, with product MKAIHNLKLPTNLPGGIPMSLTKWEPLTDIEAIVDRAFNWPPLRLGTSMALAELGPRVDICESDGTYLFKADIPGMNKEDLIVSIADDMLTIQGERKRESEETRPHFHRVERSYGSFSRSFSLPDDADPKTVHAHCEKGELTVSIAKRAGTKETKPITVPVD from the coding sequence ATGAAAGCCATCCATAACCTAAAGCTGCCAACCAATCTTCCAGGAGGCATTCCGATGAGCCTAACCAAGTGGGAACCACTCACTGACATCGAAGCGATCGTCGATCGCGCCTTCAACTGGCCACCATTGCGCCTCGGAACCAGCATGGCTCTGGCCGAATTAGGTCCACGTGTGGATATCTGCGAAAGCGACGGCACCTATCTATTCAAAGCCGATATTCCTGGCATGAATAAAGAAGATTTGATTGTTTCCATCGCTGATGACATGCTCACCATTCAAGGGGAGCGCAAACGCGAAAGCGAGGAAACCAGGCCCCATTTCCACCGGGTTGAGCGCTCCTACGGCAGCTTCAGCCGCAGCTTTTCTTTGCCCGATGATGCCGACCCTAAAACCGTGCATGCCCACTGCGAAAAGGGTGAGCTCACCGTGAGCATTGCCAAGAGAGCCGGGACCAAAGAAACCAAACCAATCACCGTGCCCGTTGACTGA
- a CDS encoding STAS/SEC14 domain-containing protein — MIQLIDNLPDGTLGFSCSGLISGEDMQRQVIPTVEAALREQERVKALVVFDPGFTGFNLEAAWDDTNLALRHWDGFERLAVVTDLAWLRQASRALALLLPYPVQLFGLDEQENARRWLSEALGTVHLERQGEVITISLIGLLDADVYARIDDDLANLFSQVERPRVLLDLRQFDGWLALGALRQHLALIRDYRHRPQKLAVVSHGPLQQIAQRLIQSFSRADSQTFSSSDLLAAQEWICCD, encoded by the coding sequence ATGATCCAGCTGATCGACAACCTTCCAGACGGAACCCTGGGGTTCAGCTGCAGTGGCCTGATCAGCGGCGAGGACATGCAACGGCAGGTGATTCCCACTGTGGAAGCGGCATTGCGCGAGCAGGAGCGGGTGAAGGCGCTGGTGGTGTTCGATCCAGGCTTTACAGGCTTCAACCTGGAGGCCGCCTGGGACGACACGAACCTCGCGCTACGTCATTGGGATGGCTTTGAGCGCCTGGCTGTGGTCACCGATCTGGCCTGGCTACGGCAGGCCAGCCGCGCCCTGGCCCTGCTGTTGCCCTACCCGGTGCAGCTGTTTGGCTTGGATGAGCAGGAGAACGCCCGGCGTTGGTTGAGCGAGGCGCTGGGCACCGTGCACCTCGAGCGCCAGGGTGAGGTGATCACCATCAGCCTGATCGGGCTACTCGATGCCGATGTCTACGCCCGAATCGACGATGACCTGGCCAATTTGTTCAGCCAGGTGGAGCGGCCGCGGGTGCTGCTAGATCTGCGGCAGTTTGATGGCTGGCTCGCCCTTGGAGCCCTACGCCAACATCTGGCTTTGATCCGCGACTATCGCCATCGCCCCCAGAAACTCGCCGTGGTGAGCCATGGCCCGCTGCAGCAGATCGCCCAGCGGCTGATCCAGAGCTTCAGCCGCGCCGACAGCCAAACCTTCAGCAGCAGCGATCTGCTCGCAGCACAGGAATGGATCTGCTGCGACTGA
- a CDS encoding CapA family protein, which yields MSAPNRSNPGSSATAAERARFCCPSRCIHGLHVDREQQERSGDPCNSGLPSGATLRGADCRRPARVRSGLAAAAVEAPTLKLLLGGDLMLGRGIDQLMPRHCEPGLQEAGVRDAHHVVELAEQRHGPIPAPFGPETAWGESLAWMEQFQPQLRLVNLETAITTSHQAWPGKGAHFRLHPANTACLQAARIDGCSLANNHSLDWGFNGLAETLQVLRLAGIQSAGAGHTPHQAQRPASWELPQGRRLLLFAWALTSSGVPQAWGATPCHPGLALLTRIDSATVRWLVRSIQRRRRNGDIVVVSLHWGANWVPVIPEQHRWLARQLIELAGVDVVFGHSAHHPLPMEIHQGRLILYGCGDLMNDYEGLPAHAPWRSDLVCLYGVELERSSGALHALELQPFVLRGFQLHQASTADRQLLEHQLSLEIAAEGWRWRTNGSGWRLERERSRTAANQNAHPASRLAHP from the coding sequence GTGAGCGCTCCAAACCGCAGCAATCCAGGCTCCAGCGCCACCGCCGCAGAACGCGCGCGCTTCTGCTGCCCATCGCGTTGCATCCACGGGTTGCATGTAGATCGTGAACAGCAGGAGCGCAGCGGTGATCCCTGTAATTCCGGTCTCCCTAGCGGTGCAACTCTGCGCGGCGCTGATTGCCGCCGGCCTGCTCGTGTTCGTTCTGGCCTCGCTGCAGCAGCTGTGGAAGCGCCAACCCTGAAGCTGTTGCTTGGCGGCGATCTGATGCTCGGCCGCGGCATCGATCAGCTGATGCCCCGCCACTGCGAGCCAGGCCTGCAGGAGGCAGGTGTGCGCGATGCCCATCACGTCGTTGAGCTCGCCGAGCAGCGCCACGGCCCGATCCCAGCGCCCTTCGGCCCCGAAACAGCCTGGGGCGAAAGCCTGGCCTGGATGGAGCAGTTCCAGCCGCAGCTGCGGCTGGTGAATTTGGAAACTGCGATCACCACCAGCCATCAAGCCTGGCCGGGGAAAGGCGCCCACTTCCGCCTACACCCCGCCAACACGGCCTGCCTGCAGGCGGCCCGCATCGATGGCTGCAGCCTGGCCAACAACCACAGCCTCGACTGGGGCTTCAACGGCCTGGCCGAAACCCTGCAGGTGCTGCGGCTGGCTGGCATTCAAAGCGCCGGGGCAGGCCACACGCCCCACCAGGCCCAGCGACCCGCTAGCTGGGAGTTACCCCAGGGCAGACGCCTACTGCTGTTCGCCTGGGCTTTGACAAGCAGCGGTGTGCCGCAAGCCTGGGGTGCCACCCCCTGCCATCCGGGGTTGGCGCTGCTCACCCGGATCGACAGCGCCACAGTGCGCTGGCTGGTGCGCAGCATCCAGCGCCGCCGCCGCAACGGCGACATCGTGGTGGTTTCGCTCCACTGGGGTGCCAACTGGGTGCCGGTGATTCCGGAGCAACACCGCTGGTTAGCCCGCCAACTGATCGAGCTGGCAGGCGTGGATGTGGTATTTGGCCACTCCGCTCATCACCCCTTACCCATGGAGATCCATCAGGGCAGGCTGATCCTCTACGGCTGCGGTGATCTGATGAACGACTACGAAGGGCTGCCCGCCCACGCCCCCTGGCGCTCCGATCTGGTGTGCCTCTACGGGGTGGAGCTGGAGCGCAGCAGCGGTGCACTGCACGCGCTTGAGCTGCAGCCATTTGTGCTGCGCGGCTTTCAGCTCCACCAAGCCAGCACCGCCGACCGACAGCTACTCGAGCACCAACTCAGCCTGGAGATAGCGGCCGAGGGGTGGCGATGGCGCACCAACGGCTCCGGCTGGCGCCTCGAGCGCGAACGCAGCAGGACTGCAGCAAACCAGAACGCACACCCCGCCAGCCGCCTGGCCCATCCATAG